Genomic segment of Umezawaea sp. Da 62-37:
CTCTGGCCGGGTCCGCACCGACTTGAGCGTCGCCACCGCCCGCCGGAACAACTCGGGCTCCGCCGCGATTCCGGTCACGTCGCCGACTGTATGCCCAAATGCGCCGCCGCCGGCGGGCGGCACGCCGAGCGGAGGCACCGCGCCGAAGCGCTTTCCCCTCGCGTGGGACGATGAGCGGCGATGACGAACTCGCAACTCACCGAGGCTCCGCTGCTGGTCGCCGCGCGCGGCGGAACCCCTTCCCGCACCCCGGTCTGGTTCATGCGCCAGGCGGGCCGTTCGCTGCCGGAGTACCGCGAACTGCGCGCGGGCACCGCCATGCTCGACGCCTGCATGGACCCGGAGATGGTCCGCGAGATCACGATGCAGCCGGTGCGCAGGCACGACGTGGACGCGGCGATCCTGTTCAGCGACATCGTGGTGCCGCTGAAGGCCGCGGGCGTCGACCTGGACATCGTGCCGGGCACCGGACCCGTCGTCGCGCACCCGGTGCGCACGGCCGAGGACGTGGCCGCGCTGCCGGAGCTGCGCACCGAGCAGGTCCAGCCGGTGCTGGACGCGATCGGCCTGCTGCTCAAGGAACTCGGCGGCGTGCCGCTGATCGGGTTCGCGGGCGCGCCGTTCACGTTGGCGTCCTACCTCGTGGAGGGCGGCCCGAGCCGCAACCACGAGCGCACGAAGGCGCTCATGCACGGCGATCCCGAGCTGTGGCACAGGCTGCTGGGCCGGATCGCGGACCTGACCGCGACGTTCCTCCAGGCGCAGGTCGCGGCGGGCGTGTCGGCCGTGCAGCTGTTCGACTCGTGGGCGGGCGCGCTGTCCGAGCGCGACTACCGCGAGTTCGTGCTGCCGCACTCGACCCGCGTGCTGTCGTCGATCACGGGCGTGCCGCGCATCCACTTCGGCGTGGGCACGGGCGAGCTGCTGCCCGCGATGCGGGAGGCGGGCGCGGACGTCGTCGGCGTCGACTGGCGCATCCCGCTGGACGTGGCCGTGCGCAGGCTGCGCGAGGCCGCTCCGGAGCTGCCCGCGCCGGTCGTGCAGGGCAACCTGGACCCGGCGCTGCTGTTCGCGGGCGTGCCCGCGCTCAAGCGCGAGGTCGACCGGATCGTCGGCGAGGGCAAGACCGCGGCCGGGCACATCTTCAACCTCGGTCACGGCGTGCTGCCCGACACCGACCCGGAGATGATCACCAAGGCCGTCGAGCTGGTGCACGCCGCGAGATGAGGCCACTCCACGTCGCGGTCGTCGGGGGCGGTGTCTCCGGTCTGGCCGCGGCGCACCGCCTCCGTTGCCTGCTGGGCCCTTCGGCCCTGATCACCGTCATCGAGCAGGCCGACCGGCTGGGCGGCAAGCTGCGCACCGTCGAGCTGGCCGGGCACGCCTACGACATCGGCACCGAGGCCTTCCTGGTGCGCAGGCCGGAAGCGGCCGAGCTGATCCTCGAACTCGGCCTCGCGGGGTCCGTGGTGCACCCGACCGGCGCCGCGGCGAGCATCCGCGCGGGCGGCGAGGTGAGGTCGATCCCGACGCGCACCCTCCTGGGCGTGCCCGCGACGGCCGAGGCCGTGCGCCCGGTGCTGTCCACCGAGGGCTACCACCGCGTCCAGTCCGAGCCGTCGCTGCCGCCGATCCGCCTGGACGGCAAGGACGTCGCCGTCGGCACGCTGCTGCACGAGCGGTTCGGCCCCGAGGTCGGCGCCCGCCTGGTCGGTCCGCTGCTCGGCGGCGTGTACGCGGGCAACGTGAAGTCGCTCGGCCTGCGCGCCACGATGCCGCAGCTGGCCACCGCGCTGGACTCCGGCGTCGGGTCGCTGCTCGCGGCCGCCGCGGCCGCCATGCCCGCCCCGCCGCAGGCCCGCGCCAAGCGGCCCCCGGTGTTCGGCACGCTCTCCGGCGGCCTGTCCGCGCTGACCGACCGCCTCGCGGAGGCGTCCGCCGCCGAGATCCGCCTGGGCCTGCCGGTGCGCGCGCTGATCTGGCGCGACGTCGGCTGGCGGCTGGAGATCGGCTCGGCGTCCACGCCGGGGTACCTCGACGTCGACGGCATCGTGCTGGCCGTGCCCGCGCCGTCCGCGCGCAAGCTGCTCTCCGGGGTGGCCCCGGCCGCCGCGAAGCGGTACGCCGAGATCGACGTCGCCTCGATGGCCGTGGTCGCCATGGCGTTCCCGCCGGGCACCCCGCTGCCGGAGCGCTCCGGCGTGCTGCTCGCCGAGGGGGAGCGGTACGCCGACAGCACCCCGTTCACCGCCAAGGCCTTCACGTTCTCCAGCCGCAAGTGGGCGCACCTGGCCGACGGGCCGCTGCTGGTCCGCGGCTCGGTCGGCCGCTTCGGCCAGACCGCGCTGCTCCAGCGCTCGGACGCCGACCTGGTCAAGGTCGTGCGCGCGGACCTCGCCGAGCTGACCGGCATCACCGCCGCGCCGATCGACACCGCCGTCACCCGCTGGGGCGGCGGCCTGCCGCAGTACGGCGTCGGCCACCTCGACCTGGTGTCGGGCATCGAGCAGGCGGTGGCCGAACTGCCCGGTGTCGCGGTGGCGGGGGCGTCGCTGCACGGCGTCGGCGTGCCCGCGTGCATCGCGACGGCGGACTCGGCGGCCGCACGTGTCGCCGCCCACCTCCTCGGCCGCGTCCGGCGGTGAGAGGATGGGGGCCATGGCCCGCCTGAACTTCTCCGAGCTGAACGACACCATCCGCTACACCATGTGGTCGGTGTTCCGCGTCGAACCCGGTCGCCTCCCCGAGGACCGCGGCCCGTCCGCCACCGAGGCGCAGAACTACCTCGACTCCCTGGAGGGCAAGGGCGTCGTCGTGCGCGGCGTGTACGACGTGGCGGGCCTGCGGGCCGACGCGGACTACATGATCTGGTGGCACGCCGAGGAGATCGAACAGCTGCAAGCCGCCTACCAGGGTTTCCGCCGCACCGCCGTGGGCAGGGTGTCCGTGCCGGTGTGGAGCCAGGTCGCGCTGCACCGCCCCGCCGAGTTCAACCGCAGCCACATCCCCGCGTTCCTCGCGGGCGAGGAGGCGCGCAAGTACATCTGCGTGTACCCGTTCGTGCGCTCCTACGAGTGGTACCTGCTGCCCGAGGAGGACCGGCGCAAGATGCTGGCCGACCACGGCAAGGAGGCGCGGGACTACCCGGACGTCCGGGCGAACACGGTGTCCTCGTTCGCGCTCGGCGACTACGAGTGGATGCTGGCGTTCGAGGCGGACGAGCTGCACCGCATCGTCGACCTCATGCGGCACCTGCGCGGCACCGAGGCGCGGCTGCACGTGCGCGAGGAGATCCCGTTCTACACCGGCACCCGGGTCCCGGCGGCCGAGCTCGTCACCAACCTGCCCTGAACGCGGGAGGGCCCGTGGCGCGTTGGGCGCCACGGGCCCGCCACCGCTACTTCTTGGCGATCTTGTAAGCCCTGATCACCGTGTTCTCGGCCGTGTTCCCCCTGCTGTCGGTGGTCTTGGCGCGCAACGAGGCGAAGTCCGCCCCCGGTGCGTTGAGCACCAGCGCCGAGTCACCGATCACGGGCGCGTGCCGCCAGGTCTTGCCGTCGTCGAACGAGACGTCGACCGAGACCCTGCCAACCCGGCCGTTCGCCGCGCCGGGGTTCTGCTGCACGACCAGCGGCACCCGCAGGAGCCGCCCGGCGGGCGTGGAGTTCTCCTCGTCGAGCTTCGGCTGGAACCGGATCACCGACAGCGGCAGGTTCGTCAGCGCGTCCACGTGCGTCGAGCGGAACGTCCAAGCGCCGCTGACCTTCGTGCTCACGTCGGACACGCCCTTGGCGCGGGTCGCCTCGGTCTCCAGCCGGTAGGAGCCCGCCGCGGCGGGCACGGCGAACTGGCCGAACCCGTCGTAGGCCGTCTCTCCGACCTTCACGCCGTCGCGGAACAGGGTGGTCCTGGCGGTGTCGACCGCCGAGTAGCCCTCACCGCCCGTGCTGTCGCCGAAGAGCGGCACCGAGGCCCGGATGGTGTCGCCCGACCGGGCCAGCGCCTGGTCGTACCCGCCGATCGAGGGCCCGAAGACCGCGTAGCCGGGCTTGTTGTCGTACTGCTTGCCCGGCTTGAACGCCTTCGGCGGCGTGAGCTGCTCCGCCTCGGTGGTGTTCCCGAGTTCCTGGAGGTGGAAGGAACTCCACTTGACCCCTTCACCGGCGAGGTAGTCGACCCCGGTGGCCGTCGGGCTCATGGGGGCGAGCCACGACCACCCGCCGCCGCCGCGCGAGTCGACGGCGCTGAACCCCAGCAGGTGCTTCCTGCCCTCGGGGTTCGGGCCGACCGTCGTCCTGACCTCGGAGAGGTCCGCCTTGCCGAGGTCGCGGACGTGTCCGGTCGGCACCGTCCCCGCCCACGACCTGGTGTACCGGTAGTTGATCGGCAGGTCGCCCTGGGGCGTGCCCCGCCACTGGGAGCCGACCCGCGAGGCCAGTGCGTCCGCCGGGACGTCCGGGCCGAGCTGGGCGGAGTACATCGAGTCGCCGAAGCCGCCGAAGAACACCGTGCCGTACCCGAACCGGGTGTCCCCGTTCCACCTCGTCACGCTGAACTCGGCGAGGATGCCCTCGGCGTCGGGTTCGGGGATGGACACCTTCACCGGCTTGGCGAGCCGCGCGTTGACCTCGACGGTGGTGTCCCCGGTGATCGTCAGCTCCGGGTGGGTCAGGACGGCGTACTTGTCCCCGGTGATGACGGTGCTCGTCCCGAAGTAGCGGCCCTTGGGCACGCGGACGGTCGTGATGCCGTCGCCAGGGGAGAAGTAGAACGACTTCTCGACGTCCAGTCCCACGAGGACCGAGTAGGCGTCCGCGGCGGGCTTGCCGTCGGCGTCGACGTGGTTCACGGTCACCTGGTAGCTCTCGAGCTCGCGGACGATCCCGAGCGGGCTGCGCACCGAACCGGTCGCCGACGTGGCGACCAGCGCGCCGGTGTACGCGCCGTCGACCGTGCCGACCCTGGTGTCGCCGACGACGCTGACCTTCGCCTCGCCACCGGCGGGCACGGTCACCTTCGCCGGGCTCGCGGTGAGCAGACCCGCGGGCGCGGGCTTGCCGTCCGGCCCCCTGGCGTCCACGGCCACGTCGAGCACGACCGCCTCGGCGCCGGAGTTGCGGTAGGTGACCTCCTTGGTCACCGGCACGTCGTCGGCGTGCGGCCACTCCTGGAGGCCCAGGTTGATGTTCGAGGGCTCGGCGGTCACGGTCTGGGTGATCGCCTTGGCCACGTCGACCCGTCCCGCGCCCTGGTCGTACGCCGTCAGCGCCGGGTTGGGCTTGGCGGAGGCGACCAGCGCCGCCTTGATCCGCGAACCGGTCCAGTCCGGGTGCTGCTGCTTGATCAGCGCGGCGGACCCGGCGACGTGCGGGGTGGCCATCGACGTGCCCGACATCGACACGTAGCCGTCACCGGCGGGCGTGCCGATGCTGCCGGTGGAGGACTTCGCCGCCACGATGTCGACGCCCGGCGCGGTGATGTCGGGCTTGATCGCGCCGTCGCCGATCCGGGGGCCCCGGCTGGAGAACGGGGCGATGGCGTCATCGCGGTCGACGGCGCCGACGGTCAGCGCGGCGTCCGCGCTGCCGGGGGAGCCGATCGTCTCCGGCCCGCCGGAGTTGCCCGCGGCGATGACGAACAGCGTGCCGTACTGGGCGGAAAGCGTGTTCACGGCTTCTTCGAGCGGGTCGATCTCGGGGGTGTCACCGCCGCCGAGGCTGAGGTTCACGACGTCGGCGCCCTCCTGGGCCGCCCACGCCATCCCGTCGAGGATCCAGGACTCCGCGCAGCCGCCGGACACGCAGACCTTGCCGTCCATGATCTTCGCGTCCGGTGCCACCCCGCGGTACTTCGCGCCGGAGCTGGCGATCGTGGACGCGACGTGCGTGCCGTGGCCGACCAGGTCCAGGTTGTCCGGGTCCGTGGTGAAGTTCTTCTCCACCAGTTCGCGGCCCACGAGGTCCGGGTGCGTGGCGTCGACGCCGGTGTCGAGCACCGCGACCTTCACGCCGGTGCCGGTGTACCCGGCCTTCCAGGCTTCCGGGGCACCGATCTGCGGCACGCTGCGGTCCAGGCTGAGCTGCCGCAGGCCGTCCAGCCGGATCTTCGTGTAAGCGCTGTCCGCGAGGAGCGCGCGCCACGTGTCCGCGGCCTGCGCCTTGGCCGTGCGCGCCGCGAACGACCGCACGGTGGGCAGGTCGCCGGTGACCGTCGTGCCCACGAGGGCGCCCGCAGCCCGCGGGTCCTCGCCGGTGGTGAGGATCAGCGGCACCGAGTCGCGGTGCGCGTCGTCGTAGCGCGAGGCGATCAGTTCGGTGACGTCGAACAGCCGCCGGTCCAGCCTGCCGGACGCCACGTCGCGCCGGGCGTCGGCGGGCACGACGAACAGGTGCCCGTGCTCGGTGGACGTGGAGAAGACAACGTTGTCCCGACCCGCGCCGGGGACGATCGAGCCCGCCCCGGTGCCGTCGAGCACGACGCGGTCACCCGTGATGAGCGTGACGGAACCGGTGTCGCCCGATGTCGTGGAAACCGTCGGGGACCCTTGGGCCTCCGACACTCCCGTGGACCCGACCACGAGTCCGAACGCGAGCGCGGCGACTCCCAGTAGAGCGCCGTGTCGTCGAGTTGATCGCAACAGCCACCTCCCGATTCGGTGGAGCGCGTGCAGGGGTGCACAGCCCCGGGGAGCGTCGGTCGACCGGTGGGGGGCGGTGCACCGGTCGTGACGAAAGTCCCAGGGCGCTCCGAACATATCGATGTCGAAGAGCCGTGACGCCGTCCCGTCGTGGGAGGGCGAATGTGTGTCACGGGCCCGTCGCGGCGCAACCCGCGAATCTCCCGCTCGGACACCGGTGCCCGTTCGTCGGACACCGGTTGCCGGGCCCGTGGCGACGACGCGCCACGGGCCCGGCCCGGCTACCTGCCTGCGATCTTGTAGGCCCGGATCACCGTGTTCTCGGCCGTGTTCCCCTTGCTGTCGGTCGTCTTCGCGCGCAACGACGCGAAACCGCCCGCGGGACCGTTGAACACCAGCGCCGAGTCACCGACGACGGGCGCGTGCCGCCAGGTCTTGCCGTCGTCGAACGAGACGTCGACGGAGACCCGGCCGACCCGGCCGTTGTCGGCGCCGGGGTTCTGCTGGACGACCAGCGGCACCCGCAAGAGCCGCCCGGCGGGCGTGGAGTTCGCCGCGTCGAGCTTCGGCTGGAACCGGACCAGCGTCAGCGGCAGGGGTTCCAGCGCCTCAGCGCCCGCGTGCGCGGAGCGGAACGTCCAAGCGCCGCTGACCTTCGTGCTCACGTCGGACACGCCCTTGGCGCGGGTCGCCTCGGTCTCCAGCCGGTAGGAGCCCGCGGCGGCGGGCACGGGGAACTGCCCGTACGCGTCGCTGTCGGTCTCGCCGACCTTCGTGCCCTCGCGGAACAGCGTGGTGCGGGCGGAGTCGAACGCCGAGTAGCCGGGGTTCCCCGCGCCGTCGCCGAAGAGGGCCACGTTGACGTAGATCGTGTCCTCCGCCCTGGCGAGGTGGTACCCGTTCGTCTGCTGGGCGGGCCCGAACACGGCCGTGTTGATCGTCCCCGAGTAGCGCTTCCCGGCCTGGTAGCTCCGGGGGTCGCCGTTCAGCAGGGTGTCGAACGGCGCGGCCGGGTCGGGCGACTGGTACGCCCGGTACGACGACCGCCACCGGACGCCGTCGCCCGCCAGGTTGTCGATCACCTCGCCGGGTGCGGCGGTCTGCTTGAGCCACCCGCCGCCACCGCCGATGGGATCGACCGCCCCGAGGCCGAACCAGGTGTCCCGGCCCTCAGCGCTGGGCCCGATCCGGGTCTTCACCTCGGCGAAGTCCCGCTTGGCGAGCGCGGCGGTGTACCCGGTGGGCGCCTTGCCGCTGAACAGCTTGCCGGTGCGGTGGTTGACGGGCGTGGTGCCCATCGGCGTCCCGGTCCAGTGCGTGCTGATCAGCGAGGAGAACTCGTCCGCACCGACCGCCGGGCCGATGTTGCCGATCGAGACCCTGCCGTCGAAGCCGCCGAGGAAGCCCGTGAAGCCGACCAGACCGCTCTTGCCCTGCATGCGCACTTCGCCGATCTCGGCGAAGTCGGCCGTTGCCCCCTGATCCGGTACCGAGACGGAGATCGGTTTCGCCAGCCGCGCGTCGAGTTCGACGGTGGCCTCCCGCGTCACGGTGAAGCCGGGGTAGGGC
This window contains:
- a CDS encoding S8 family serine peptidase; amino-acid sequence: MRSTRRHGALLGVAALAFGLVVGSTGVSEAQGSPTVSTTSGDTGSVTLITGDRVVLDGTGAGSIVPGAGRDNVVFSTSTEHGHLFVVPADARRDVASGRLDRRLFDVTELIASRYDDAHRDSVPLILTTGEDPRAAGALVGTTVTGDLPTVRSFAARTAKAQAADTWRALLADSAYTKIRLDGLRQLSLDRSVPQIGAPEAWKAGYTGTGVKVAVLDTGVDATHPDLVGRELVEKNFTTDPDNLDLVGHGTHVASTIASSGAKYRGVAPDAKIMDGKVCVSGGCAESWILDGMAWAAQEGADVVNLSLGGGDTPEIDPLEEAVNTLSAQYGTLFVIAAGNSGGPETIGSPGSADAALTVGAVDRDDAIAPFSSRGPRIGDGAIKPDITAPGVDIVAAKSSTGSIGTPAGDGYVSMSGTSMATPHVAGSAALIKQQHPDWTGSRIKAALVASAKPNPALTAYDQGAGRVDVAKAITQTVTAEPSNINLGLQEWPHADDVPVTKEVTYRNSGAEAVVLDVAVDARGPDGKPAPAGLLTASPAKVTVPAGGEAKVSVVGDTRVGTVDGAYTGALVATSATGSVRSPLGIVRELESYQVTVNHVDADGKPAADAYSVLVGLDVEKSFYFSPGDGITTVRVPKGRYFGTSTVITGDKYAVLTHPELTITGDTTVEVNARLAKPVKVSIPEPDAEGILAEFSVTRWNGDTRFGYGTVFFGGFGDSMYSAQLGPDVPADALASRVGSQWRGTPQGDLPINYRYTRSWAGTVPTGHVRDLGKADLSEVRTTVGPNPEGRKHLLGFSAVDSRGGGGWSWLAPMSPTATGVDYLAGEGVKWSSFHLQELGNTTEAEQLTPPKAFKPGKQYDNKPGYAVFGPSIGGYDQALARSGDTIRASVPLFGDSTGGEGYSAVDTARTTLFRDGVKVGETAYDGFGQFAVPAAAGSYRLETEATRAKGVSDVSTKVSGAWTFRSTHVDALTNLPLSVIRFQPKLDEENSTPAGRLLRVPLVVQQNPGAANGRVGRVSVDVSFDDGKTWRHAPVIGDSALVLNAPGADFASLRAKTTDSRGNTAENTVIRAYKIAKK
- the hemG gene encoding protoporphyrinogen oxidase is translated as MRPLHVAVVGGGVSGLAAAHRLRCLLGPSALITVIEQADRLGGKLRTVELAGHAYDIGTEAFLVRRPEAAELILELGLAGSVVHPTGAAASIRAGGEVRSIPTRTLLGVPATAEAVRPVLSTEGYHRVQSEPSLPPIRLDGKDVAVGTLLHERFGPEVGARLVGPLLGGVYAGNVKSLGLRATMPQLATALDSGVGSLLAAAAAAMPAPPQARAKRPPVFGTLSGGLSALTDRLAEASAAEIRLGLPVRALIWRDVGWRLEIGSASTPGYLDVDGIVLAVPAPSARKLLSGVAPAAAKRYAEIDVASMAVVAMAFPPGTPLPERSGVLLAEGERYADSTPFTAKAFTFSSRKWAHLADGPLLVRGSVGRFGQTALLQRSDADLVKVVRADLAELTGITAAPIDTAVTRWGGGLPQYGVGHLDLVSGIEQAVAELPGVAVAGASLHGVGVPACIATADSAAARVAAHLLGRVRR
- the hemE gene encoding uroporphyrinogen decarboxylase, whose product is MTNSQLTEAPLLVAARGGTPSRTPVWFMRQAGRSLPEYRELRAGTAMLDACMDPEMVREITMQPVRRHDVDAAILFSDIVVPLKAAGVDLDIVPGTGPVVAHPVRTAEDVAALPELRTEQVQPVLDAIGLLLKELGGVPLIGFAGAPFTLASYLVEGGPSRNHERTKALMHGDPELWHRLLGRIADLTATFLQAQVAAGVSAVQLFDSWAGALSERDYREFVLPHSTRVLSSITGVPRIHFGVGTGELLPAMREAGADVVGVDWRIPLDVAVRRLREAAPELPAPVVQGNLDPALLFAGVPALKREVDRIVGEGKTAAGHIFNLGHGVLPDTDPEMITKAVELVHAAR
- the hemQ gene encoding hydrogen peroxide-dependent heme synthase — its product is MARLNFSELNDTIRYTMWSVFRVEPGRLPEDRGPSATEAQNYLDSLEGKGVVVRGVYDVAGLRADADYMIWWHAEEIEQLQAAYQGFRRTAVGRVSVPVWSQVALHRPAEFNRSHIPAFLAGEEARKYICVYPFVRSYEWYLLPEEDRRKMLADHGKEARDYPDVRANTVSSFALGDYEWMLAFEADELHRIVDLMRHLRGTEARLHVREEIPFYTGTRVPAAELVTNLP